From Geomonas agri, one genomic window encodes:
- the recG gene encoding ATP-dependent DNA helicase RecG — translation MPIITLAPDGSLKLPEQLRDSLKLGPGDQVCVEIADGALRITRHVPAPKPAKPVNSAPTTVISVPEQLKTPMTAIKGVGPKLADLLAKKGIATVEDALFLLPNRYEDRRQLKRISELRPGNSEAFFATVVSAEAQVTKGGRRYFETIVRDETGSLSLKWFNFHSQFLKKQFVAGRRGIFIGDVSQFGFQREMHHPEVEWAGEGEEIEQVMARDPENFGRILPVYPLTEGVSQKVMRRIMRDTVPRYSRYVKEALPEDLLRRHRLLSLPVSLREAHQPDPSNSLADLNSGRSAAHRSLAFDELFFLQLGLAMKKRGIALEDGISFQVSHRYTKELLKLLPFNLTGAQKRVLSEIKEDMIAPHPMHRLVQGDVGCGKTLVALMAALICVENDYQVAIMAPTELLAEQHYLNIHSYCEKLGISVSLLTASIKGKNDTLEKIASGETRIVVGTHAMIQDKVEFHRLGLGIIDEQHRFGVVQRALLKKKGSNPDILVMTATPIPRTLSMTVFGDLSLSVIDELPPGRTPIETRMVRESRRREVYSLVREEVGKGRQAYVIYPLVEESEKIDLKAAVQMAEHLAQEVFPDLRVAVLHGRMSAVEKEAVMKGFKAGETDILVSTTVIEVGIDVPNATVMVIEHAERFGLSQLHQLRGRVGRGSERSRCILLAGDKLSEDGQKRLEVMVKSSDGFVIAEADLQIRGPGDFLGTRQAGLPELRVADILRDGGVLEQARKDAFALVEKDPELEQTGHERLRGELMLRWGGRLELASIG, via the coding sequence ATGCCAATCATAACGCTCGCACCAGACGGGTCGCTCAAGCTTCCGGAACAGCTCAGGGATTCCCTGAAGCTCGGTCCCGGCGACCAGGTCTGCGTCGAGATCGCCGACGGCGCCCTCCGCATTACCCGTCACGTTCCGGCCCCCAAGCCTGCTAAACCCGTCAACTCTGCACCAACCACCGTCATTTCCGTCCCCGAACAACTGAAGACCCCGATGACCGCCATCAAGGGAGTGGGGCCCAAGCTCGCCGATCTTCTGGCCAAAAAGGGGATCGCGACGGTCGAGGATGCCCTGTTCCTTCTCCCCAACCGTTACGAGGACCGGCGCCAGCTCAAGCGGATCTCCGAACTGCGTCCCGGCAACTCCGAGGCGTTCTTTGCCACGGTTGTTTCCGCTGAGGCGCAGGTCACCAAGGGGGGGCGGCGCTACTTCGAGACCATCGTCAGGGACGAGACCGGCAGCCTCTCGCTCAAGTGGTTCAACTTCCATTCGCAGTTCCTCAAGAAGCAGTTCGTTGCCGGTAGGCGCGGCATCTTCATCGGGGACGTGTCCCAGTTCGGATTCCAGCGCGAGATGCACCACCCCGAGGTGGAGTGGGCCGGCGAGGGGGAGGAGATCGAGCAGGTCATGGCGCGCGACCCGGAGAACTTCGGGCGGATCCTCCCCGTGTACCCGCTCACCGAGGGGGTGAGTCAGAAGGTGATGCGCCGCATTATGCGCGACACCGTGCCCCGCTACAGCCGCTACGTGAAGGAGGCACTACCGGAAGACCTCCTGCGCCGGCATCGCCTTTTAAGCCTGCCGGTGTCGCTCAGGGAAGCGCACCAGCCAGATCCTTCCAATTCGCTTGCCGATCTCAACAGCGGGCGCTCGGCAGCACATCGCTCGCTCGCCTTTGACGAACTGTTTTTCCTGCAGCTTGGGCTTGCCATGAAGAAGCGCGGCATCGCGCTCGAGGATGGCATCAGCTTCCAGGTTAGCCACCGCTACACCAAGGAACTGCTGAAGCTGCTACCTTTCAATCTGACCGGCGCGCAGAAGCGGGTTCTCTCGGAAATCAAGGAGGACATGATCGCGCCGCATCCGATGCACCGCCTGGTGCAGGGGGACGTCGGCTGCGGCAAGACGCTGGTGGCCCTCATGGCCGCGCTGATCTGCGTTGAGAACGACTACCAGGTCGCCATCATGGCTCCGACGGAACTTCTGGCCGAGCAGCACTACCTGAACATCCACAGCTACTGCGAGAAACTTGGCATCTCCGTTTCCCTTTTGACTGCGAGCATCAAGGGGAAGAACGACACGCTTGAGAAAATCGCCTCCGGCGAGACCCGCATCGTGGTAGGGACGCATGCCATGATCCAGGATAAGGTCGAGTTCCACCGACTGGGTCTGGGCATCATCGACGAGCAGCACCGTTTCGGCGTGGTGCAGCGCGCGTTGTTGAAGAAGAAGGGGAGCAACCCGGACATCCTGGTGATGACCGCGACGCCGATCCCGCGCACCCTGTCTATGACCGTTTTCGGCGACCTCTCCCTTTCCGTGATCGACGAGTTGCCGCCTGGCCGCACCCCGATCGAGACCCGCATGGTGCGCGAGTCGCGCCGGCGTGAGGTCTATTCCCTGGTGCGCGAGGAGGTTGGGAAGGGGAGGCAGGCCTACGTCATCTACCCGTTGGTAGAGGAGTCGGAGAAGATCGACCTGAAGGCCGCGGTGCAGATGGCCGAGCACCTGGCCCAGGAGGTATTCCCTGACCTGCGCGTCGCCGTGCTGCATGGCCGGATGAGCGCCGTCGAAAAGGAAGCGGTGATGAAGGGATTCAAGGCTGGGGAGACCGACATCCTGGTGTCCACCACCGTCATCGAGGTGGGCATCGACGTTCCCAACGCGACCGTCATGGTGATCGAGCACGCCGAGCGCTTCGGGCTCTCGCAGTTGCACCAGTTGCGCGGCAGGGTAGGGCGCGGTAGCGAGCGTTCCCGCTGCATCCTCTTGGCGGGCGACAAGCTCTCCGAGGACGGCCAGAAGCGGTTGGAGGTGATGGTGAAAAGCTCCGACGGCTTCGTCATCGCCGAAGCCGATCTGCAGATCCGTGGTCCCGGCGACTTCCTCGGCACCAGGCAGGCAGGTCTTCCGGAGTTGCGGGTTGCCGACATACTGCGTGACGGCGGAGTGCTGGAACAGGCGCGCAAGGATGCCTTCGCGCTGGTTGAGAAGGATCCTGAACTGGAGCAGACGGGGCATGAGAGGCTGCGTGGAGAGCTGATGCTACGTTGGGGTGGGCGGCTGGAGTTGGCGTCGATCGGATGA
- a CDS encoding Txe/YoeB family addiction module toxin — protein sequence MKLIFSEIAWEDYLYWQGVDKKVAKRINTLIREIQRTPHEGIGKPEPLKHALSGYWSRRINEEHRIIYKVEDDTVTIAQLRYHY from the coding sequence GTGAAACTGATCTTCTCGGAAATTGCTTGGGAGGATTATCTCTATTGGCAAGGTGTCGACAAGAAAGTTGCCAAGAGAATCAACACTCTTATCAGAGAGATCCAAAGAACACCACACGAGGGGATCGGGAAACCGGAACCGCTGAAGCACGCCCTCTCAGGCTATTGGTCCCGCAGAATAAACGAGGAGCACCGCATTATCTACAAGGTTGAAGATGACACCGTGACGATTGCACAACTCCGCTATCACTACTGA
- the yefM gene encoding YoeB-YefM toxin-antitoxin system antitoxin YefM, whose amino-acid sequence MNTITYSSARSNLAETMEKVCDDHAPIIITRKAAKPVVMMSLDDYEALEETAYLLRSPKNVRRLLESIAQLETGKGVERELIE is encoded by the coding sequence ATGAATACGATTACTTACAGCTCAGCCCGCAGTAACCTCGCAGAAACAATGGAAAAGGTTTGCGATGACCATGCCCCCATAATCATTACCCGAAAGGCGGCGAAGCCGGTGGTGATGATGTCTCTGGATGACTACGAAGCCCTTGAAGAAACCGCTTATCTCCTGAGAAGTCCGAAGAACGTACGACGCCTGCTGGAGTCTATCGCGCAGCTTGAAACGGGCAAGGGTGTCGAAAGAGAGTTGATCGAGTGA
- a CDS encoding ABC transporter ATP-binding protein produces the protein MVTVDDVSFLGRSADGASVTLLDGISFSAKAGEITAIIGPSGGGKSTLIRLINRLTEPSGGRISVGRADIATMDPLQLRRLVALVPQKPFMFEGTVLDNLQMPFCYRHEALPAAQSAEVAEVLTLARLDRELLERDARSLSLGQQQRVGVARALITKPKVLLLDEPTSALDRRTSDELAVTLREICHGRNLTMIMVTHDLRLTEKVADYCFYLEAGQILEQGRAAEFLVHPATVELQRFLSEPSDQEG, from the coding sequence ATGGTTACAGTTGATGATGTTTCCTTTTTAGGACGCAGCGCCGATGGCGCCAGCGTGACGTTGCTGGATGGCATCTCCTTTTCCGCCAAGGCGGGTGAGATAACCGCCATCATCGGGCCTTCGGGAGGCGGCAAGAGTACGCTGATCCGGCTGATCAACCGACTCACGGAGCCGAGCGGGGGACGCATATCGGTCGGCCGGGCGGACATTGCCACCATGGACCCGCTTCAGTTGCGGCGGCTGGTGGCGCTGGTGCCGCAGAAGCCATTCATGTTCGAGGGGACGGTCCTCGACAACCTGCAGATGCCCTTTTGCTACCGGCACGAGGCTCTACCTGCTGCGCAAAGCGCCGAGGTTGCCGAGGTGCTAACGCTGGCGCGGCTGGACCGGGAACTGCTGGAACGCGACGCGCGCTCTCTGTCACTGGGACAGCAGCAGCGCGTCGGGGTGGCCCGGGCTTTGATCACGAAGCCCAAGGTGCTCCTGCTGGACGAGCCGACGAGCGCGCTGGACCGCAGGACTTCGGATGAACTGGCCGTCACCCTGCGCGAGATCTGCCACGGCAGGAACCTCACCATGATCATGGTGACTCACGATCTGCGCCTGACCGAAAAGGTGGCAGACTACTGCTTCTACCTCGAGGCAGGACAGATCCTGGAGCAGGGGAGGGCGGCCGAGTTCCTGGTGCACCCGGCCACCGTGGAACTGCAAAGGTTCCTGTCCGAACCTTCGGACCAGGAGGGATAA
- a CDS encoding ABC transporter permease: protein MDNQGLVNLGILDLVVAYGLVLVAIGLARLKRIGQEGQMFWASLRMVFQLLAVGYLLHFIFAVQHPLPVLAILLVMGGFSLQVIGSRIKRKMPRFYQVVGTALLIGCGGVTFVFCSLVVHYSPWYDPRYLIPLAGMIIGNSMNSASLAAERLGAEMRERREEIETALCLGASARQAAKPALRNAFRAAIMPTANTMAAMGIVSLPGMMTGQILSGTEPMVAVRYQVAIMCAITGAVAITAYLIVLQGYRSYFTKAQQLEML, encoded by the coding sequence ATGGATAATCAGGGCTTGGTTAATCTCGGCATCCTGGATCTCGTGGTCGCCTATGGCCTAGTGCTTGTCGCCATCGGGCTCGCCAGGCTGAAGCGGATCGGCCAGGAAGGGCAGATGTTCTGGGCATCGCTGCGGATGGTGTTCCAGTTGCTGGCGGTCGGTTACCTGCTTCATTTCATCTTCGCCGTGCAGCACCCGCTGCCCGTGCTGGCGATCCTGCTGGTCATGGGAGGCTTTTCGCTGCAGGTGATCGGCTCGCGCATCAAACGCAAGATGCCACGTTTCTACCAGGTGGTGGGGACGGCACTCTTGATCGGCTGCGGGGGCGTCACCTTCGTCTTCTGCTCGCTGGTGGTGCACTATTCCCCCTGGTACGATCCGCGCTACCTGATTCCCCTGGCCGGGATGATCATCGGCAACTCTATGAACAGTGCAAGCCTCGCGGCCGAGCGCCTGGGGGCCGAGATGCGAGAGCGGCGCGAGGAGATAGAGACCGCACTTTGCCTGGGAGCGAGTGCGCGCCAGGCTGCGAAACCGGCGTTACGAAACGCCTTCCGCGCCGCCATCATGCCGACCGCCAACACCATGGCTGCCATGGGGATCGTATCGCTTCCCGGCATGATGACCGGCCAGATCCTCTCCGGGACGGAGCCGATGGTGGCGGTCCGCTACCAAGTGGCCATCATGTGTGCCATCACCGGTGCCGTCGCCATCACTGCGTATCTCATCGTGTTGCAAGGCTACCGGAGCTACTTCACCAAGGCTCAGCAGTTGGAGATGTTGTAG
- a CDS encoding threonine aldolase family protein — translation MINTGDHSELKHHFASDNYAGICAEAWQAMAEANSGLASSYGDDRWTAQACEKIRELFETDCEVFFVFNGTAANSLALASLCQSYHSIVCHEMAHIETDECGASEFFSNGTKVLLVPGDNGKINLDAVEHTITKRSDIHYPKARALSITQATELGTLYSVAELQAIGELAKRFDLRVHMDGARFANAVAALNVAPKEISWQAGVDVLTFGGTKNGFAVGEAVVFFNKELAYEFDYRCKQAGQLASKMRFLTAPWIGMLESGAWLRNAAHANSCARLLANEIKKIPQVRIMFESQANSVFLEMAPEALEALRARGWHFYTFIGSGGARFMCSWDTKVDEVANLVADIKACV, via the coding sequence ATGATAAACACAGGAGACCACAGCGAGCTTAAGCACCATTTCGCCAGCGACAACTACGCAGGGATCTGCGCGGAGGCATGGCAGGCGATGGCGGAGGCCAACAGCGGACTGGCGAGTTCCTACGGCGACGACCGCTGGACGGCCCAGGCGTGCGAGAAGATCCGCGAGCTTTTCGAAACCGACTGCGAGGTCTTCTTCGTTTTCAACGGCACCGCGGCCAACTCGCTTGCGCTGGCATCGCTGTGCCAGTCCTACCACTCTATTGTCTGCCACGAGATGGCGCACATCGAAACCGACGAGTGCGGCGCCTCCGAGTTCTTTTCCAACGGCACCAAGGTGCTTTTGGTGCCGGGCGACAACGGCAAGATCAACCTCGATGCCGTCGAGCACACCATCACCAAGCGCAGCGACATCCACTACCCCAAGGCGCGCGCCTTGAGCATCACCCAGGCGACCGAACTGGGCACGCTCTACTCCGTGGCGGAACTGCAGGCGATCGGGGAACTGGCGAAGAGGTTCGACCTGCGGGTGCACATGGACGGTGCGCGTTTCGCTAACGCGGTTGCCGCCCTCAACGTCGCCCCTAAGGAGATCAGCTGGCAGGCCGGTGTCGACGTTCTCACCTTCGGCGGGACCAAGAACGGGTTTGCCGTGGGCGAGGCGGTCGTCTTCTTCAACAAGGAACTCGCCTACGAGTTCGACTACCGCTGCAAGCAAGCCGGGCAACTGGCCTCCAAAATGCGTTTCCTGACGGCACCCTGGATCGGCATGTTGGAAAGCGGCGCCTGGCTCAGAAACGCCGCGCACGCCAACAGCTGCGCGCGCCTTTTGGCAAACGAGATCAAGAAGATACCGCAAGTGCGCATCATGTTCGAAAGCCAGGCCAACTCCGTCTTCCTTGAGATGGCGCCGGAAGCGCTGGAAGCCCTCAGGGCTCGCGGTTGGCACTTCTACACCTTCATCGGCTCCGGCGGCGCCCGCTTCATGTGCTCCTGGGACACCAAGGTGGATGAGGTCGCCAACCTGGTGGCAGACATCAAGGCGTGTGTTTAA
- a CDS encoding DMT family transporter, producing MNSRFYEVKITLGSVKKIRAGILLLITTFFWGVTFTVVKDAISKVDVFVFLSQRFLIAAAIMLPIALTRTNRVKARLLTHGTILGILLFASYAFQTVALKYTSASNTGFLTGLSVLLVPLFGAAIFRHAVGAGIRWGVGLATPGLFLLCTDGSLSFNIGDILGAICGACVALHLLYTSHFTRHADSDVYLLTTLQLSVVGLLSLASAQARGQEVFVWHPELLWTLVVCVLIATIFAFLVQTTMQKWISPAHTALIFCTEPVFAAAYAYYAAGERLGVLGLLGAVLILAGMIVSELLPDGADSDASVSVAAEG from the coding sequence GTGAATTCAAGGTTTTATGAGGTCAAAATTACTTTGGGATCTGTGAAAAAAATTCGTGCGGGTATACTTCTTTTGATAACAACGTTCTTCTGGGGCGTAACTTTCACTGTGGTGAAGGACGCCATCAGCAAGGTTGACGTATTCGTTTTCCTATCTCAAAGATTTCTAATTGCTGCTGCAATCATGCTTCCCATCGCTTTAACGCGCACTAATAGAGTAAAAGCCAGACTGCTCACACACGGGACCATTCTTGGAATCCTCTTATTTGCTTCCTACGCCTTCCAGACCGTCGCCCTGAAGTACACCAGCGCATCGAACACCGGCTTTCTCACCGGACTCAGCGTCCTGTTGGTACCGCTGTTCGGAGCCGCCATTTTCCGACATGCCGTGGGCGCCGGAATCAGGTGGGGTGTCGGTCTCGCGACACCGGGGTTGTTCCTGCTCTGCACCGACGGCAGCCTGAGCTTCAATATCGGGGACATCCTGGGGGCCATTTGCGGGGCCTGCGTCGCACTGCACCTGCTCTATACCAGCCATTTCACCCGCCACGCCGACAGCGACGTCTACTTGCTCACCACCTTGCAACTGTCCGTGGTAGGCCTGTTGAGCCTCGCATCAGCACAGGCGCGTGGCCAGGAAGTCTTCGTCTGGCACCCTGAACTGCTCTGGACCCTGGTGGTCTGCGTGCTGATCGCCACTATCTTTGCCTTCCTGGTGCAGACCACCATGCAGAAGTGGATCAGCCCCGCCCATACTGCGCTCATCTTCTGCACCGAGCCCGTCTTTGCCGCGGCCTACGCATACTATGCGGCCGGCGAGCGGCTTGGCGTCCTGGGGTTGCTCGGGGCCGTTCTGATCCTGGCGGGCATGATCGTTTCCGAATTGCTCCCGGATGGCGCCGACAGCGACGCGAGCGTCAGTGTCGCCGCCGAAGGGTGA
- a CDS encoding basic amino acid ABC transporter substrate-binding protein: MKALRTLTAVLALGLCFVSAAFAAPKAITVASDATWPPMEFVDANKKIVGFDIDFMTAVAKEAGLQVTFKNTAWDGIFAGVEAGQYDAIISSVTITPERQAKYDFTTPYVQIGQILVVPKAEKGTKIADLKGKKVGAQIGTTGAMEVKKVAGVELKTYDEVGLAFEDMAAGRIAGVVCDEPTAITYALQKKEYSSKFKIVGKSFTKEAYGIVVKKGNKELVAQLNKGIAAVQKKKIDAQLKKKWQLK; the protein is encoded by the coding sequence ATGAAAGCACTTCGTACTCTGACTGCAGTTTTGGCTTTGGGACTTTGTTTTGTGTCCGCGGCTTTCGCCGCACCGAAAGCGATCACCGTCGCGTCTGACGCAACCTGGCCGCCGATGGAGTTTGTTGACGCCAACAAGAAGATTGTCGGCTTCGACATCGATTTCATGACTGCTGTCGCCAAAGAGGCCGGTCTGCAGGTCACCTTCAAGAACACCGCTTGGGACGGCATCTTTGCCGGCGTGGAAGCCGGTCAGTACGACGCCATCATCTCCTCGGTCACCATCACCCCGGAGCGCCAGGCCAAGTACGATTTCACCACTCCTTACGTCCAGATCGGCCAGATCCTGGTAGTGCCCAAGGCTGAGAAGGGCACCAAGATCGCAGACCTCAAAGGCAAGAAGGTTGGCGCGCAGATCGGCACCACCGGCGCCATGGAAGTCAAGAAGGTTGCCGGTGTCGAGCTGAAGACCTACGACGAAGTCGGCCTGGCTTTCGAAGACATGGCTGCCGGTCGCATCGCCGGTGTCGTCTGCGACGAGCCGACCGCCATTACCTACGCCCTGCAGAAGAAGGAGTACAGCTCCAAGTTCAAGATCGTGGGCAAGTCCTTCACCAAAGAGGCTTACGGCATCGTGGTCAAGAAAGGCAACAAGGAGCTGGTGGCCCAGTTGAATAAGGGAATCGCAGCGGTTCAGAAAAAGAAGATCGACGCACAGCTCAAGAAGAAGTGGCAGCTTAAGTAA
- a CDS encoding amino acid ABC transporter permease yields MSTEAKKQIIDVGDGAAIPRKSDRGLFTAWRIAFFGAIGTIAYLVWSRPDPYLNIIKFVPDGIAVTFQVTLGAILLAIVIGLITGLGRISKNRFFNGVASLYVEVIRGIPLLVQIFYIYYALGTIVKVPAILSAIIAMAVCYGAYMGEVVRAGIESIAKGQREAALSLGMNGRQTMIHVILPQAVKVILPPVGNEFIALLKDSSLVSIIAVADLLRRGREYASESFTYFETYTVIALIYLIITLFFSKIIGVMEERVSVNK; encoded by the coding sequence ATGAGTACTGAAGCAAAAAAGCAGATTATCGATGTAGGGGACGGCGCCGCCATTCCCCGTAAAAGCGACCGCGGCCTGTTCACCGCCTGGCGCATAGCGTTCTTTGGCGCCATCGGCACCATTGCCTACCTGGTCTGGAGCAGACCGGACCCGTACCTCAACATTATCAAGTTCGTTCCCGACGGCATCGCGGTGACCTTCCAGGTGACCCTCGGGGCGATACTCCTGGCAATCGTCATTGGCCTCATCACCGGCCTGGGCCGGATCTCCAAGAACCGGTTCTTCAACGGCGTCGCCTCCCTGTACGTCGAAGTCATTCGCGGTATCCCGCTGCTGGTGCAGATCTTCTACATCTACTATGCACTGGGTACCATCGTGAAGGTTCCGGCCATCCTTTCCGCCATCATCGCCATGGCCGTCTGCTATGGCGCCTACATGGGCGAGGTGGTACGCGCCGGGATCGAGTCCATCGCCAAGGGACAGCGCGAGGCTGCCCTCTCCCTGGGGATGAACGGCCGTCAGACCATGATTCACGTCATCCTGCCGCAAGCGGTGAAGGTTATCCTGCCGCCGGTAGGCAACGAGTTCATCGCTCTTTTGAAGGACTCCTCGCTGGTCTCCATCATCGCGGTCGCCGACCTTTTGCGCCGCGGCCGCGAGTACGCCTCCGAGTCCTTCACCTATTTTGAGACCTACACGGTCATCGCGCTGATCTACCTGATCATCACCTTGTTCTTCTCGAAGATCATCGGCGTAATGGAGGAGCGTGTCAGTGTCAACAAATAG
- a CDS encoding amino acid ABC transporter ATP-binding protein — MSTNSRRKMVEAKEIIKVYGSFRALDRVSMDIYDGEKVVIIGPSGSGKSTLLRSINRLEEIDRGTIVVDGMDLYDPKTDITKVREEVGMVFQSFNLFPHKTVLENLTLAQIVVRKRSKQEAEEKAMMLLERVGLAAKARSYPGKLSGGQQQRVAIARSLAMDPKLMLFDEPTSALDPEMIGEVLDVMKDLARDGMTMAVVTHEMGFAREVADRVIFMDAGRIVEEGTPEHFFTAPTHERAKLFLSQIL, encoded by the coding sequence GTGTCAACAAATAGCCGCAGGAAAATGGTAGAGGCAAAGGAAATCATCAAGGTCTACGGTTCTTTCCGTGCGCTGGATCGCGTTTCCATGGACATCTACGACGGTGAAAAGGTCGTTATCATAGGTCCTTCCGGTTCCGGCAAATCGACCCTGCTGCGCTCCATCAACAGGCTCGAGGAGATCGACCGCGGCACCATCGTCGTGGACGGCATGGATCTTTACGACCCGAAGACCGACATCACCAAGGTGCGCGAGGAAGTGGGCATGGTGTTCCAGTCCTTCAACCTGTTCCCGCACAAGACCGTGCTGGAGAACCTGACGCTGGCCCAGATCGTGGTGCGCAAGCGTTCGAAGCAGGAGGCCGAAGAGAAGGCCATGATGCTTCTGGAGCGCGTGGGTCTCGCCGCGAAGGCAAGATCGTATCCGGGCAAGCTGTCGGGCGGACAGCAGCAGCGCGTTGCCATCGCGCGTTCGCTGGCCATGGACCCGAAGCTCATGCTGTTCGACGAGCCGACCTCCGCGCTCGACCCCGAGATGATCGGCGAAGTGCTCGACGTCATGAAGGATTTGGCAAGGGACGGCATGACCATGGCCGTGGTCACGCACGAGATGGGCTTCGCGCGTGAAGTGGCCGACCGCGTCATTTTCATGGACGCGGGTCGCATCGTGGAGGAGGGCACTCCAGAGCACTTCTTCACCGCGCCCACGCACGAGCGCGCCAAGTTGTTTTTGAGCCAGATATTGTAA
- a CDS encoding porin: MKKSNKKLLVVAIATALTAASAGSALALENQFSGAFTTFFDVSNYNNTGVIANSPKTANYFVERVRLGYTAKADDHVKLVTKFEFDYNNWGNSSYNTSSADGSLATRGGGGALGADTTNIETKHLYLDLNYPALNTKIGMMPYNDAFKGIVFDADMAGVLLSHDYSNASIAAGFFRFADSNNTFTETLGRKTHDMFSLDGSYKVSKDLTLGAGYYFIKDNSETNGTPDLTVHTLGVNAAGNVGPVALSGFAVKQFGDLAANVDAKGYAFNLGAKMPAGGGTARANFLYVSGGKDAFYVATGNGGTEGGQFYDSEMTILGRDKWATTIDNAIIYDVNNNGEGVIMGTLGYDYNFTDKLSGAANVGFASIAKDGVVRPARNSGESNYLGTEINAEAYYKLSANVTLGARAGYVILGDYFANGSDNPYDLKLIANYSF; the protein is encoded by the coding sequence ATGAAAAAAAGCAACAAGAAGCTCTTAGTAGTAGCCATCGCAACCGCACTGACCGCAGCATCCGCAGGCTCCGCACTCGCTCTCGAGAACCAGTTCAGCGGCGCATTCACCACGTTCTTCGACGTATCCAACTACAACAACACCGGCGTCATTGCCAACAGCCCGAAGACCGCTAACTATTTCGTTGAGCGCGTTCGTCTCGGCTACACCGCCAAGGCTGACGACCATGTCAAACTCGTTACTAAGTTCGAGTTCGACTACAACAACTGGGGTAACAGCTCCTATAACACAAGCTCCGCCGATGGCTCTCTTGCCACTCGTGGTGGCGGCGGCGCCCTCGGTGCCGACACGACCAACATTGAGACCAAGCACCTTTACCTCGACCTCAACTATCCGGCTCTCAACACCAAGATCGGTATGATGCCTTACAACGATGCCTTCAAAGGTATTGTGTTCGACGCAGATATGGCAGGTGTGCTCCTCTCGCACGACTACTCCAATGCAAGCATCGCAGCTGGCTTCTTCCGTTTCGCCGATTCCAACAATACCTTTACCGAGACCCTCGGCCGCAAGACCCATGACATGTTCTCTCTGGACGGTAGCTACAAGGTGTCCAAGGACCTGACCCTCGGCGCCGGCTACTACTTCATCAAGGACAACAGCGAAACTAATGGCACCCCGGATCTCACCGTCCACACCTTGGGCGTGAACGCAGCCGGCAACGTCGGCCCGGTGGCACTGAGCGGCTTCGCAGTTAAGCAGTTCGGCGACCTTGCCGCTAACGTAGATGCAAAAGGTTACGCCTTCAACCTCGGCGCGAAAATGCCGGCGGGCGGTGGTACCGCACGTGCCAACTTCCTCTACGTTTCCGGCGGCAAAGATGCCTTCTACGTAGCAACCGGCAATGGCGGCACCGAAGGCGGCCAGTTCTACGATTCCGAGATGACCATTCTCGGTCGTGACAAGTGGGCAACCACCATCGATAACGCCATCATCTACGACGTGAACAACAACGGCGAAGGCGTCATCATGGGCACCCTGGGCTACGACTACAACTTCACCGACAAGCTCTCTGGTGCCGCTAACGTTGGTTTCGCTTCCATCGCTAAGGATGGCGTTGTTCGTCCCGCGAGGAACTCCGGTGAGAGCAACTACCTCGGCACCGAGATCAACGCTGAAGCTTACTACAAGCTCAGCGCCAACGTTACCCTGGGCGCTCGTGCAGGTTACGTCATCCTCGGCGACTACTTCGCCAACGGTTCCGACAACCCGTACGACCTGAAGCTCATTGCTAACTACAGCTTCTAA